In the Streptomyces formicae genome, one interval contains:
- a CDS encoding aminoglycoside phosphotransferase family protein, whose amino-acid sequence MTTTLLPALTSTAKAAAHDATHPRPCTCPTPVLADRPDATVIRHGGIVAKAHAPGTPPTDLTARLETAAHPTLATTLLPPLHATLTELQGRPITLWPYGTPVDRDDPDAAPWEAAAALLARLHAVPASALPHPLPAMRGPIKAARAVARLHAAGPHPAAPPVLRAWAALPPWARAEGPPPGSRHLCHGDFHLGQLVRTEEGHWRLIDVDDLGTGDPAWDLARPAAWFACGLLAPDEWTRFLDAYRRADGAAVPSDGTDPWPALDVPARALTAQTAALAITKAVAADRPLDEIEQALVDACDRMSE is encoded by the coding sequence GTGACCACCACCCTCCTGCCCGCCCTGACCAGCACAGCCAAAGCCGCCGCCCACGACGCGACCCACCCCCGCCCGTGCACCTGCCCCACCCCCGTCCTCGCGGACCGCCCCGACGCCACCGTCATCCGCCACGGCGGCATCGTCGCCAAGGCGCACGCCCCGGGCACACCCCCCACCGACCTGACCGCACGCCTGGAGACCGCGGCGCACCCCACACTCGCCACCACCCTCCTCCCCCCGCTCCACGCCACCCTCACCGAACTACAGGGCCGCCCCATCACGCTCTGGCCCTACGGCACCCCTGTAGACCGGGACGATCCCGACGCGGCCCCCTGGGAAGCGGCAGCCGCCCTCCTGGCCCGCCTGCACGCGGTCCCCGCGAGCGCGCTGCCCCACCCGCTCCCCGCCATGAGAGGCCCCATCAAGGCCGCCCGTGCCGTCGCCAGGCTGCACGCGGCAGGACCCCACCCCGCCGCACCCCCGGTACTGCGCGCCTGGGCGGCACTCCCACCCTGGGCCCGTGCCGAGGGCCCGCCCCCCGGCTCCCGCCACCTGTGCCACGGCGACTTCCACCTCGGCCAACTGGTCCGCACCGAAGAGGGCCACTGGCGCCTGATCGACGTGGACGACCTCGGCACCGGCGACCCCGCGTGGGACCTGGCCAGACCCGCCGCCTGGTTCGCCTGTGGTCTGCTCGCCCCCGACGAGTGGACCCGCTTCCTGGACGCCTACCGAAGGGCGGACGGCGCGGCGGTCCCCAGCGACGGCACCGACCCCTGGCCCGCGCTCGACGTCCCGGCCCGCGCCCTGACCGCGCAGACCGCGGCGCTGGCGATCACCAAGGCCGTCGCGGCCGACCGCCCCCTGGACGAGATCGAGCAGGCGCTGGTCGACGCGTGCGACCGCATGTCCGAGTGA
- a CDS encoding TrmH family RNA methyltransferase, whose amino-acid sequence MADLITVDDPDDPRLRDFTGLTDVELRRRREPAEGLFIAEGEKVIRRAKDAGYEMRSMLLSAKWVDVMRDVIDELPAPVYAVSPDLAERVTGYHVHRGALASMQRKPLPTADELLATTRRVVVMEAVNDHTNIGAIFRSAAALGMDAVLLSPDCADPLYRRSVKVSMGAVFSVPYARLESWPKGLDGVREAGFNLLALTPDEKAESLDEVAPHRMDRVALMLGAEGDGLSTQALVAADEWVRIPMAHGVDSLNVGAAAAVAFYAVATGRPRL is encoded by the coding sequence GTGGCTGATCTCATCACCGTCGACGACCCCGACGACCCGCGCCTGCGCGACTTCACCGGCCTGACCGACGTCGAACTGCGCCGCAGGCGCGAACCGGCCGAGGGACTGTTCATCGCCGAGGGCGAGAAGGTCATCAGACGGGCCAAGGACGCCGGCTACGAGATGCGCTCGATGCTGCTCTCGGCCAAGTGGGTCGACGTCATGCGCGACGTCATCGACGAACTCCCGGCCCCCGTGTACGCGGTGAGCCCGGACCTCGCCGAGCGCGTCACCGGCTACCACGTGCACCGCGGCGCCCTCGCCTCGATGCAGCGCAAGCCGCTGCCCACCGCCGACGAACTCCTCGCCACCACCCGCCGCGTGGTCGTCATGGAGGCGGTGAACGACCACACCAACATCGGCGCGATCTTCCGCTCCGCCGCGGCCCTCGGCATGGACGCGGTCCTGCTCTCACCGGACTGCGCCGACCCGCTCTACCGCCGCTCGGTCAAGGTCTCGATGGGCGCCGTCTTCTCGGTCCCCTACGCCCGCCTGGAGTCCTGGCCCAAGGGCCTCGACGGCGTGCGCGAGGCGGGCTTCAACCTCCTCGCCCTCACCCCGGACGAGAAGGCCGAGTCCCTGGACGAGGTGGCACCGCACCGGATGGACCGCGTGGCGCTGATGCTCGGCGCCGAGGGCGACGGACTCTCCACCCAGGCCCTGGTCGCGGCCGACGAATGGGTCCGCATCCCGATGGCCCACGGCGTGGACTCGCTCAACGTGGGAGCGGCGGCCGCGGTCGCCTTCTACGCGGTGGCGACGGGCCGCCCCCGGCTCTGA
- a CDS encoding chorismate-binding protein, whose amino-acid sequence MARFGPLVATGLRDVTSDPAALDSTGFWAVSADFEGGLVCARFADVRGESVPAPVPGAWHGPAAGDWTSSLDRAAYTEGVRRIRAYIAAGEVYQANLCRVLSAPVAPDADVDALTALLARGNPAPYAGTIRLPEHGVEIATASPELFLRRAGRSVESGPIKGTGRTEADLLEKDYAENVMIVDLVRNDLGRVCATGSVTVPDLCVVEKHPGLVHLVSTVHGELRAGAGWPELFDATFPPGSVTGAPKSSALRIIDELETAPRGPYCGGIGWVDADRGTGELAVGIRTFWIDRDEGVLRFGTGAGITWGSDPEGEWRETELKAERLLAVASGAYEASGGTPT is encoded by the coding sequence ATGGCGCGCTTCGGCCCCCTCGTGGCCACCGGTCTGCGCGATGTGACCAGCGACCCCGCGGCCCTGGACTCCACCGGCTTCTGGGCGGTGTCCGCGGATTTCGAGGGGGGCCTGGTCTGCGCGCGCTTCGCCGACGTGCGCGGGGAGTCCGTGCCCGCGCCGGTCCCCGGGGCCTGGCACGGCCCCGCGGCCGGTGACTGGACGTCGTCCCTGGACCGCGCGGCGTACACGGAGGGCGTGCGGCGGATACGGGCGTACATCGCGGCCGGTGAGGTCTATCAGGCGAACCTCTGCCGGGTCCTCTCGGCGCCGGTGGCCCCCGACGCCGACGTGGACGCCCTGACCGCCCTCCTCGCACGCGGGAACCCCGCTCCGTACGCGGGAACGATCCGGCTGCCGGAGCACGGCGTGGAGATAGCCACCGCGTCCCCCGAGCTGTTCCTGCGCCGCGCGGGACGGTCCGTGGAGTCCGGGCCGATCAAGGGCACCGGACGTACCGAGGCGGATCTCCTGGAGAAGGACTACGCGGAGAACGTCATGATCGTGGACCTGGTCCGCAACGACCTGGGGCGGGTCTGCGCCACGGGTTCGGTGACCGTCCCCGACCTCTGCGTGGTCGAGAAGCACCCCGGGCTCGTCCATCTCGTCTCCACCGTCCACGGCGAGCTGAGGGCGGGCGCGGGCTGGCCCGAGCTGTTCGACGCCACGTTCCCGCCCGGTTCCGTCACCGGCGCCCCGAAGTCCAGCGCCCTGCGGATCATCGACGAGCTGGAGACGGCGCCGCGCGGCCCCTACTGCGGCGGCATCGGCTGGGTCGACGCCGATCGGGGTACCGGGGAGCTGGCGGTCGGCATCCGCACCTTCTGGATCGACCGCGACGAGGGCGTCCTGCGCTTCGGCACCGGCGCCGGGATCACCTGGGGCTCGGACCCCGAGGGGGAGTGGCGGGAGACCGAGCTGAAGGCGGAGCGGCTCCTGGCGGTAGCGTCGGGCGCGTACGAAGCGAGTGGAGGGACCCCGACGTGA
- a CDS encoding serine/threonine-protein kinase — protein MDMAMMRLRREDPRVVGSFRLHRRLGAGGMGVVYLGSDRRGQRVALKVIRPDLAEDQEFRSRFAREVSAARRIRGGCTARLVAADLDADRPWFATQYVPGPSLHDKVAAEGPLSAADVAVVGSALAEGLVAVHEAGVVHRDLKPSNILLSPKGPRIIDFGIAWATGASTLTHVGTAVGSPGFLAPEQVRGAAVTPATDVFALGATLAYAGMADSPFGHGSSEVMLYRVVHEEAQLHGVPDALAPLIRACLAKDPEERPSTLQLSLRLKEIAAREAQGLGDVRPPAPRQDHDRPTGRLAEGYAEQRTQRRAAPGATPPPRTGSSRPNASRPSASRSGSRPGAPRNTTRSGSRSAPRSGTGRQGPRTTGTGRRGPANPRLLRQRLFVFVVVTLLVALGIAAAQGCQGPARGLGDSDVHPGQSQQSHGPRVDSGHGAPQS, from the coding sequence ATGGACATGGCGATGATGCGGCTCCGGCGCGAGGACCCGCGTGTCGTCGGCTCGTTCAGGTTGCACAGGCGCCTGGGCGCCGGCGGCATGGGGGTCGTTTATCTGGGGTCGGACCGGCGGGGGCAGCGCGTCGCCCTGAAGGTGATCCGGCCCGATCTGGCGGAGGATCAGGAGTTCCGGTCGCGGTTCGCGCGGGAGGTCTCGGCCGCCCGCCGGATCAGGGGCGGCTGCACGGCGCGGCTCGTCGCCGCCGATCTCGACGCCGACCGGCCGTGGTTCGCCACCCAGTACGTTCCCGGGCCCTCGCTGCACGACAAGGTCGCTGCCGAGGGCCCGCTCTCGGCAGCCGACGTGGCCGTGGTGGGCTCCGCGCTCGCCGAGGGGCTCGTGGCCGTGCACGAGGCCGGTGTCGTGCACCGGGACCTGAAGCCGTCGAACATCCTGCTGTCCCCGAAGGGGCCGCGGATCATCGACTTCGGCATCGCCTGGGCCACGGGGGCCTCGACGCTCACGCACGTCGGTACGGCCGTCGGCTCGCCCGGGTTCCTCGCGCCCGAGCAGGTGCGCGGCGCCGCCGTCACGCCCGCCACCGACGTGTTCGCGCTGGGGGCCACCCTCGCGTACGCGGGCATGGCGGACTCGCCCTTCGGGCACGGCAGTTCCGAGGTCATGCTCTACCGCGTCGTACACGAGGAGGCGCAGCTGCACGGTGTGCCCGACGCGCTCGCGCCGCTGATCAGGGCCTGTCTCGCCAAGGATCCCGAGGAGCGGCCCAGCACGCTCCAACTGTCGCTCAGGCTCAAGGAGATCGCCGCGCGCGAGGCCCAGGGGCTCGGTGACGTGCGGCCGCCCGCGCCGCGCCAGGACCACGACCGGCCCACGGGACGGCTCGCCGAGGGGTACGCGGAGCAGCGCACCCAGCGGCGTGCGGCGCCCGGTGCCACTCCCCCGCCGCGGACGGGATCCTCACGGCCCAACGCGTCGCGGCCTAGTGCGTCGCGGTCCGGCTCGCGCCCCGGCGCGCCCAGGAACACCACGCGCTCCGGCAGCAGGTCGGCGCCGCGCAGCGGCACCGGGCGGCAGGGGCCGCGCACCACGGGTACGGGGCGAAGGGGGCCCGCCAATCCCCGGCTGCTTCGCCAGCGGCTCTTCGTCTTCGTGGTCGTGACGCTGCTCGTGGCCCTCGGCATCGCCGCGGCCCAGGGGTGCCAGGGGCCCGCGCGCGGCCTCGGGGACAGCGACGTACACCCGGGGCAGTCGCAGCAGTCGCACGGTCCGCGGGTCGATTCCGGGCACGGCGCCCCGCAGAGCTGA
- a CDS encoding zf-TFIIB domain-containing protein: protein MQCPKCHAPMHTYNRNGVQIEQCNGCRGIFLDYGELESLTRLEAQWGGQQAPPPPGPQGYPAPPAPQGYPAAQAPAWGAPHGGHGGHGGHYGGHNRHKSFGHMLFSS, encoded by the coding sequence ATGCAGTGCCCCAAGTGTCACGCACCGATGCACACGTACAACCGCAACGGCGTCCAGATCGAGCAGTGCAACGGCTGCCGGGGGATATTCCTCGACTACGGCGAGCTGGAGTCCCTGACCCGGCTGGAGGCCCAGTGGGGCGGACAGCAGGCCCCGCCGCCGCCCGGCCCGCAGGGTTACCCCGCGCCCCCGGCCCCCCAGGGCTACCCGGCGGCCCAGGCTCCCGCGTGGGGCGCCCCGCACGGCGGCCACGGAGGCCACGGCGGTCACTACGGCGGACACAACCGGCACAAGAGCTTCGGGCACATGCTCTTCTCGTCCTGA
- a CDS encoding aminotransferase class IV, whose translation MKIWLNDGLQDIDDARVSVLDHGLTVGDGVFETVKSVAGRPFALTRHLTRLAGSARGLGLPEPDLDEVRRACAAVLEANPLALGRLRITYTGGISPLGSDRGDQGTTLVVALAEAAEPAASTAVITVPWARNERGALTGLKTTSYAENVVALARAHEQGASEALFGNTVGQLCEGTGTNVFVVLDGEIHTPPLASGCLAGITRELAVRWTGARETELPLDVLARADEVFLTSTLRDVQGVHRVDGRQLPGAPGPVTAKAMRVFAERAADDLDP comes from the coding sequence GTGAAGATCTGGCTCAATGACGGGCTGCAGGACATCGACGACGCCCGCGTCTCCGTGCTCGACCACGGGCTCACGGTGGGCGACGGCGTCTTCGAGACGGTGAAGTCCGTGGCGGGGCGGCCTTTCGCGCTGACCAGGCACCTGACCAGGCTCGCCGGTTCCGCGCGCGGCCTCGGTCTGCCGGAGCCGGACCTCGACGAGGTGCGCCGCGCCTGCGCCGCCGTCCTGGAGGCCAACCCGCTGGCGCTCGGCCGGTTGCGGATCACCTACACGGGAGGCATCTCGCCGCTCGGTTCGGACCGGGGCGACCAGGGGACCACGCTCGTCGTGGCCCTCGCCGAGGCCGCCGAGCCCGCCGCGTCCACCGCGGTGATCACCGTGCCGTGGGCCCGCAACGAACGCGGCGCGCTGACCGGGCTGAAGACCACGTCGTACGCGGAGAACGTCGTCGCTCTCGCCCGCGCCCACGAACAGGGCGCCTCCGAGGCGCTGTTCGGTAACACCGTCGGGCAGCTGTGCGAGGGCACGGGCACCAACGTCTTCGTCGTCCTCGACGGCGAGATCCACACCCCGCCGCTCGCCTCGGGGTGTCTGGCGGGCATCACCCGCGAGCTGGCCGTCCGGTGGACGGGCGCGCGCGAGACCGAGCTGCCGCTGGACGTCCTGGCCCGCGCCGACGAGGTCTTCCTGACCTCGACACTGCGCGACGTGCAGGGCGTGCACCGCGTGGACGGGCGCCAACTGCCCGGCGCCCCGGGCCCGGTGACCGCCAAGGCGATGCGCGTCTTCGCCGAGCGGGCCGCGGACGACCTGGATCCGTGA
- the cobA gene encoding uroporphyrinogen-III C-methyltransferase — protein MAENPAYPVGLRLTGRRVVVLGGGQVAQRRLPALVNAGADILLVSPSATPSVEAMADAGELTWERRRYESGDLHDAWYALIATSDAAANTQASAEAEAHRVWCVRSDDAEAATAWTPATGRSEGVTVAVLSSDLHDRDPRRTAAIRDAVVEGLRDGSLVAPHLRVRTPGVALVGGGPGDPDLITVRGRRLLAAADVVIADRLGPRDLLDELPPHVEVIDAAKIPYGRFMAQEAINNALIEHAKQGKAVVRLKGGDPYVYGRGMEELQALADAGITCTVVPGISSSISVPSAAGIPVTHRGVAHEFTVVSGHVAPDDERSLVDWRSLAKLRGTLVILMGVDKIGKIAEALIAHGKAADTPLALIQEGTTAAQRRVDATLGTVADAVRTHEVKPPAVIVIGEVVKVGPAPTA, from the coding sequence ATGGCCGAAAACCCCGCCTACCCCGTAGGTCTCCGCCTCACCGGCCGTCGCGTCGTCGTCCTCGGTGGCGGCCAGGTCGCCCAGCGCCGCCTCCCCGCCCTGGTCAACGCGGGCGCCGACATCCTCCTCGTGTCCCCGTCCGCGACACCCTCCGTGGAGGCGATGGCCGACGCGGGCGAGCTCACCTGGGAGCGTCGCCGCTACGAGAGCGGTGACCTGCACGACGCCTGGTACGCCCTGATCGCCACCAGCGACGCGGCGGCGAACACCCAGGCGTCCGCGGAGGCGGAGGCCCACCGCGTCTGGTGCGTGCGCTCCGACGACGCGGAGGCGGCCACCGCGTGGACCCCGGCCACGGGCCGCTCCGAGGGCGTGACCGTCGCCGTACTCAGCAGCGACCTGCACGACCGCGACCCGCGCCGCACGGCGGCGATCCGCGACGCGGTCGTCGAGGGCCTGCGCGACGGCAGCCTCGTCGCCCCGCACCTGCGCGTGCGCACCCCGGGCGTCGCGCTCGTCGGCGGCGGCCCCGGCGACCCCGACCTGATCACGGTCCGTGGGCGCCGCCTGCTCGCCGCGGCGGACGTCGTCATCGCCGACCGCCTCGGCCCCCGCGACCTCCTGGACGAGCTCCCGCCGCACGTCGAGGTGATCGACGCGGCGAAGATCCCGTACGGCCGTTTCATGGCCCAGGAGGCGATCAACAACGCCCTGATCGAGCACGCCAAGCAGGGCAAGGCCGTCGTCCGCCTGAAGGGCGGCGACCCCTACGTCTACGGCCGAGGCATGGAGGAGCTCCAGGCGCTCGCCGACGCGGGCATCACCTGCACCGTCGTACCCGGCATCTCCAGCTCGATCTCGGTGCCCTCGGCCGCCGGCATCCCCGTCACCCACCGGGGCGTCGCCCACGAGTTCACGGTGGTCAGCGGCCACGTGGCCCCGGACGACGAGCGCTCCCTCGTCGACTGGCGGTCCCTGGCCAAGCTGCGCGGCACCCTCGTGATCCTCATGGGCGTCGACAAGATCGGCAAGATCGCCGAGGCCCTGATCGCCCACGGCAAGGCGGCCGACACCCCGCTCGCCCTGATCCAGGAGGGCACGACGGCCGCCCAGCGCCGCGTCGACGCGACGCTCGGCACGGTCGCCGACGCGGTGCGCACCCACGAGGTGAAGCCCCCCGCGGTCATCGTCATCGGCGAGGTCGTGAAGGTCGGCCCCGCGCCCACCGCCTGA
- a CDS encoding DsbA family protein, producing MSDSSPARPVVIDVWCELQCPDCRTALDDVRALRARYGDRVDLRLRHFPLEKHKHSFAAAQAAEEALEQGKGWPFVEAVLDRVEELDRAGEPLLVDVARELGLDAEELDTALVDGRHILIVDADQAEGKAIGVTGTPTYVVDGERLDGGKSQEGLRERVEEITDRLLGDA from the coding sequence ATGAGCGACTCCTCCCCCGCGCGCCCCGTCGTCATCGACGTCTGGTGCGAGCTGCAGTGCCCCGACTGCCGTACCGCCCTCGACGACGTGCGCGCCCTGCGCGCCCGCTACGGCGACCGCGTCGATCTGCGCCTGCGGCACTTCCCCCTCGAGAAGCACAAGCACTCCTTCGCCGCCGCGCAGGCCGCCGAGGAAGCTCTTGAGCAGGGGAAGGGCTGGCCGTTCGTCGAGGCGGTGCTCGACCGGGTCGAGGAGCTGGACCGGGCGGGCGAACCGCTCCTGGTCGACGTCGCCCGCGAACTGGGCCTGGACGCCGAGGAGTTGGACACCGCCCTGGTCGACGGCAGGCACATCCTGATCGTCGACGCCGACCAGGCCGAGGGCAAGGCGATCGGCGTCACCGGCACCCCGACGTACGTCGTCGACGGCGAGCGCCTCGACGGCGGCAAGAGCCAGGAGGGGCTGCGCGAGCGCGTCGAGGAGATCACCGACCGGCTGCTCGGCGACGCCTAG
- a CDS encoding GNAT family N-acetyltransferase → MTTTLRPTAPLKQGADGARSRTYDVCVNSRPVGSIALATDPVFGPEVCQVKDLRIDEPDRGRGRATVAALAAEEVARGWGCRRVEATVPAAATGALRLATALGYVERSRQMAKSLTGDAPVLPDGVAWRPMSEDEYGPWFAHHKEGYARSWVERGVPEAAAREKAVADHARFLPDGFASQDTWLSVLTDRGVRVGTLWLGTMGADAFVFKVEVEQEHRGRGHGRSLMLCAEAQARAEGHSRLGLNVFAGNTPALRLYESLGYEPTSYYLYKHLL, encoded by the coding sequence ATGACCACGACCCTGCGGCCCACAGCGCCGCTCAAGCAAGGCGCCGACGGCGCACGATCGCGCACGTACGACGTCTGTGTGAACAGCCGTCCCGTGGGCTCGATAGCACTGGCCACCGATCCGGTGTTCGGGCCCGAGGTCTGCCAGGTCAAGGACCTGCGCATCGACGAGCCCGACCGCGGGCGCGGGCGTGCCACCGTCGCCGCGCTCGCCGCCGAGGAGGTGGCGCGCGGCTGGGGCTGCCGGCGCGTCGAGGCGACCGTCCCCGCCGCGGCCACGGGCGCGCTGCGCCTCGCCACGGCCCTCGGATACGTCGAGCGCAGCCGCCAGATGGCGAAGTCGCTGACCGGCGACGCGCCCGTGCTGCCCGACGGGGTGGCGTGGCGGCCGATGTCCGAGGACGAGTACGGGCCGTGGTTCGCGCACCACAAGGAGGGTTATGCGCGCAGTTGGGTCGAGCGCGGTGTGCCCGAGGCGGCGGCACGGGAGAAGGCCGTCGCCGACCACGCGCGCTTCCTCCCCGACGGTTTCGCGTCCCAGGACACCTGGCTGAGCGTCCTCACCGACCGGGGCGTCAGGGTGGGCACCCTGTGGCTCGGCACGATGGGTGCGGACGCGTTCGTCTTCAAGGTCGAGGTCGAACAGGAGCACCGGGGCCGGGGCCACGGGCGCTCCCTGATGCTGTGCGCCGAGGCCCAGGCCCGTGCGGAGGGCCACAGCCGCCTCGGTCTCAACGTCTTCGCGGGCAACACCCCGGCCCTGCGCCTGTACGAGTCACTCGGTTACGAGCCGACCTCGTACTACCTCTACAAGCACCTGCTCTAG